A single genomic interval of Deltaproteobacteria bacterium harbors:
- the aspS gene encoding aspartate--tRNA ligase produces MTKTFLESGRTHTCGELRGSHVGQTVVLMGWVANRRDHGGAIFVDLRDRYGLTQVVFRSDVEADVHALAEDLRSEYCIAVSGVVASRGENTNPKLPTGEIEVSARALELFSRSETPPFEIADETDTREAVRLRYRYLDLRRPALQRNFALRSRVCSATRNYLDERGFLELETPVLIKHTPGGARNFLVPSRLNRHHFYALAESPQLFKQLFMVAGMDRYYQIVRCFRDEDLRGDRQPEFTQIDVELSFAHEELIYDIVEGLLCRLFSAALGLELPRPFPRLTYREAMDRYGSDKPDLRFDLPLGEVSELARGSGFRVFEQALEKGGIVKALRLPGAAEKLSRKDLDELPELVKPVGAKGVAYARILEGGAWQAPFAKAVAPERQQAFNERLGLTTGDVVLFLADSASIVNNALSLLRLNMAARFGLVPKGAWRPLWVTEFPLFERNEETGAWVACHHPFTAPHPDDVELVNTDGRGQARARAYDLVLNGVEVAGGSIRIHQEAVQSRVFSALGLSKEEAENKFSFLLEAFRYGPPPHGGIAVGLDRLVMVLCGAESLRDVIAYPKTQKGTCGLTGAPAPVDDAQLAELHVQLKP; encoded by the coding sequence TTGACAAAGACGTTTCTCGAGTCGGGACGGACCCATACCTGTGGGGAGCTGCGCGGCAGCCACGTTGGCCAGACCGTAGTCCTCATGGGGTGGGTGGCCAATCGACGCGACCACGGCGGCGCGATCTTCGTGGACCTGCGCGACCGCTACGGCCTGACCCAGGTCGTCTTCCGCTCGGACGTGGAAGCCGACGTGCACGCGCTGGCAGAGGACCTGCGTAGCGAGTACTGCATCGCCGTCTCCGGCGTCGTCGCGAGCCGCGGCGAGAACACCAATCCCAAGCTCCCTACCGGCGAAATCGAAGTGTCGGCCCGCGCGCTCGAGCTCTTCTCCCGCTCCGAAACGCCGCCCTTCGAGATCGCCGACGAGACCGACACCCGCGAGGCCGTGCGCCTGCGGTACCGCTACCTCGACCTGCGTCGCCCCGCGCTCCAGCGGAACTTCGCGCTCCGGTCGCGGGTCTGCTCGGCCACCCGCAACTACCTAGACGAGCGCGGCTTCCTCGAGCTCGAGACCCCGGTGCTCATCAAGCACACCCCCGGCGGCGCGCGGAACTTTCTTGTGCCGAGCCGACTGAATCGCCACCACTTCTACGCCCTCGCCGAATCTCCCCAGCTCTTCAAGCAGCTCTTCATGGTGGCGGGAATGGACCGCTACTACCAGATCGTCCGCTGCTTCCGCGACGAGGACCTGCGAGGCGACCGGCAGCCCGAGTTCACGCAGATCGACGTGGAGCTCTCGTTCGCGCACGAAGAGCTGATCTACGACATCGTCGAGGGGCTGCTCTGCCGCCTCTTTTCCGCGGCCCTGGGTCTCGAGCTGCCGCGCCCCTTCCCGCGCCTCACCTACCGCGAGGCGATGGACCGCTACGGCTCCGACAAACCCGACCTGCGCTTCGACCTCCCCCTCGGCGAGGTCAGCGAGCTGGCCCGTGGCTCGGGGTTCCGGGTCTTCGAGCAGGCGCTCGAGAAGGGGGGCATCGTGAAGGCCCTGCGCCTGCCGGGTGCCGCCGAGAAGCTGTCGCGCAAGGACCTCGACGAGCTGCCCGAGCTGGTGAAGCCCGTGGGGGCCAAGGGGGTGGCGTACGCACGGATCCTCGAGGGGGGCGCCTGGCAGGCCCCCTTCGCCAAGGCCGTGGCCCCCGAACGGCAGCAGGCCTTCAACGAACGACTCGGCCTGACGACGGGGGACGTGGTCCTCTTCCTGGCCGACTCGGCGTCGATCGTGAACAACGCGCTCTCCCTGCTGCGCCTCAACATGGCCGCACGCTTCGGACTGGTCCCCAAGGGGGCCTGGCGCCCACTCTGGGTGACCGAGTTCCCGCTCTTCGAACGCAACGAGGAGACGGGCGCCTGGGTGGCCTGCCACCACCCCTTCACCGCACCACACCCCGACGACGTGGAGCTCGTGAACACCGACGGCCGCGGCCAGGCGCGGGCCCGCGCGTACGACCTCGTGCTGAACGGCGTCGAGGTGGCGGGCGGGTCGATCCGGATCCACCAGGAGGCCGTCCAGTCGCGCGTCTTCTCGGCCCTCGGGCTGTCCAAGGAGGAGGCCGAGAACAAGTTCTCCTTCCTCCTGGAGGCCTTCCGCTACGGACCGCCGCCGCACGGAGGGATCGCGGTGGGGCTCGACCGCCTGGTCATGGTGCTCTGCGGCGCCGAGTCCCTGCGCGACGTGATCGCCTACCCCAAGACGCAGAAGGGGACCTGCGGCCTCACGGGCGCGCCGGCCCCCGTCGACGACGCGCAGCTCGCCGAGCTCCACGTCCAGCTGAAGCCGTGA
- a CDS encoding metallophosphoesterase: MLVAHCSDLHLRSFRGVSPLAFLGKRALGGANLLLRRAREHSMEVAHLLVKDLNDVGPDHVVVSGDLTNLSFASEFETARELLRELSLPASEVTVVPGNHDCYTYLASLRDDFSRILAPFVKGDLVGSEGFPFVRMRGDVALVALSTARPSAPFLAVGSLGEAQLKQAETLLLHPEVRDKFRLVALHHPPRVAAKHHFKRLTDSEEFLGLLRRTGAELVVHGHLHRACHDELEGLGAPIPVIGVTSATWLPPHAPERRAAYNLYEIEGRTLRRVVTRRYDSAARRFI; encoded by the coding sequence GTGCTCGTAGCCCACTGCTCTGACCTCCACCTGCGTTCCTTTCGTGGTGTGAGCCCGCTCGCCTTCCTGGGGAAGCGAGCGCTCGGCGGGGCGAACCTGCTGCTGCGGCGCGCGCGCGAGCACTCGATGGAGGTGGCGCACCTCTTGGTGAAAGACCTCAACGACGTCGGGCCGGACCACGTGGTGGTGAGCGGGGACCTCACGAACCTCTCCTTCGCATCGGAGTTCGAGACGGCGCGCGAGCTCCTCCGCGAACTCTCGCTGCCGGCCTCCGAGGTGACCGTCGTGCCCGGGAACCACGACTGCTACACCTACCTCGCGAGCTTGCGCGACGACTTCTCGCGCATCCTTGCGCCTTTCGTGAAAGGCGACCTGGTCGGGAGCGAGGGGTTTCCCTTCGTGCGGATGCGCGGCGACGTGGCGCTCGTGGCGCTCAGCACCGCGCGTCCGTCGGCGCCGTTCCTGGCGGTGGGGAGTCTCGGCGAGGCACAGCTCAAGCAGGCGGAGACGTTGCTCCTGCACCCGGAGGTGCGCGACAAGTTCCGGTTGGTCGCGCTGCATCACCCGCCGCGGGTCGCGGCCAAGCATCACTTCAAGCGGCTCACCGACTCGGAGGAGTTCCTCGGCCTCCTACGCCGGACGGGGGCCGAGTTGGTGGTGCACGGCCACCTCCACCGCGCCTGCCACGACGAGCTCGAGGGGCTCGGCGCGCCGATTCCGGTCATCGGGGTGACCTCCGCGACGTGGCTGCCGCCGCACGCGCCCGAACGTCGGGCAGCCTACAACCTCTACGAGATCGAGGGGCGGACCCTGCGGCGGGTCGTGACGCGGCGGTACGACTCCGCGGCCCGGCGCTTCATCTAG
- the amrB gene encoding AmmeMemoRadiSam system protein B, which produces MGTREADLAGTWYPDTAEACDRMISELRGDEPLPTVEPGLRGGIVPHAGWVFSGRVALRVLETLALSAPETETVLLFAGHLAPTSPVSVMVEGEVWTPYGPIATDEELAHALLQRCHARAETGETHTQDNSAEVQFPLLKRLWPAARIVVVGAPPRVDSLELAQVAAELALDRGRRILAVGSTDLTHYGPNYGFTPRGRGAAALSWVRDENDPRFLAQAERLDPQAMIVEALSRRNACCPGAAAAAVHCAHRLGSTRATLLAYATSADVRPDDSFVGYGGVVF; this is translated from the coding sequence ATGGGCACTCGAGAGGCCGACCTCGCGGGAACGTGGTACCCGGACACCGCGGAGGCCTGCGACCGGATGATCTCCGAGCTCCGGGGCGACGAGCCCCTCCCGACCGTCGAACCGGGTCTTCGCGGCGGCATCGTCCCGCACGCGGGCTGGGTCTTCTCGGGACGGGTCGCCCTCCGGGTCCTCGAGACGCTCGCGCTCTCCGCACCGGAGACGGAGACGGTGCTCCTCTTCGCCGGACACCTCGCCCCGACGTCGCCGGTGAGCGTGATGGTCGAAGGGGAGGTGTGGACCCCGTACGGCCCCATCGCGACCGACGAGGAGCTCGCGCACGCGCTACTTCAGCGCTGCCACGCCCGCGCCGAGACCGGCGAGACGCACACGCAGGACAACTCGGCCGAGGTGCAGTTCCCCCTCCTCAAGCGGCTCTGGCCCGCAGCCCGCATCGTGGTCGTCGGGGCCCCTCCGCGTGTGGACAGCCTCGAGCTGGCCCAGGTGGCCGCGGAGCTCGCCCTCGACCGCGGGCGACGCATCCTGGCCGTCGGCTCCACCGACCTCACGCACTACGGTCCCAACTACGGCTTCACGCCACGCGGGCGTGGCGCCGCGGCGCTCTCCTGGGTCCGCGACGAAAACGATCCCCGCTTCCTCGCCCAAGCGGAGCGACTCGACCCACAAGCGATGATCGTGGAGGCCCTCTCGCGCCGCAACGCCTGCTGCCCGGGCGCCGCCGCGGCGGCCGTCCACTGCGCGCACCGCCTGGGCTCCACGCGGGCGACCCTTCTCGCCTACGCCACCAGCGCGGACGTGCGCCCCGACGACAGCTTCGTGGGGTACGGGGGCGTGGTGTTCTGA
- the glgA gene encoding glycogen synthase GlgA — MAEPLRVLLVASEATPFAKTGGLGDMVGALAPALRQRGLDVRLLLPRYGWIRRDGLSQHPRPLSVPAGGSERWSALLQGQLAGVPVYFLEHNVAFDRSGVYGPPGGAYEDNCFRFALLSRGALQLCAHLNWWPQVFHAHDWPTALVPVFLNTVGRGTPTGAAASVLTIHNLAHQGWFDRSRFAETGLEVGFHQHLGLEGNDGINLLKGGIYHSTVISTVSPTYAQEIQTPSYGEGLDALLRSRQSDLFGVLNGIDEEVWNPATDPHLPHRYGAEDLAGKRACKAALQQEAGLPQRPEVPLLGLVSRLAAQKGIDLLLAGIDRLLELDLQLVVLGTGDPSAEQLLAQLSARRRGRVHAWIGFDERLAHLIEAGSDFFLMPSRWEPCGLNQMYSHRYGTVPIVRATGGLEDTVQNFDPATGEGTGFKFRDATPEALLGAIQAALRVYREDRLGMATLVRRVMAERHGWDRAAAAYEYLYRLALVRKHRG, encoded by the coding sequence ATGGCTGAGCCCCTTCGCGTCTTGCTCGTCGCCTCGGAAGCGACCCCCTTCGCCAAGACCGGCGGGCTGGGAGACATGGTCGGGGCTCTCGCGCCGGCCCTGCGGCAGCGCGGCCTGGACGTCCGCCTCCTCCTGCCGCGCTACGGCTGGATCCGCCGCGACGGGCTCTCGCAGCACCCGCGCCCGCTGTCGGTCCCCGCCGGGGGGAGCGAACGCTGGTCGGCTCTCCTGCAGGGCCAGCTCGCCGGCGTCCCGGTCTACTTCCTCGAGCACAACGTGGCCTTCGATCGGTCGGGGGTCTACGGCCCCCCCGGGGGCGCGTACGAGGACAACTGCTTCCGCTTCGCGCTGCTCAGCCGGGGCGCGCTGCAGCTCTGCGCGCACCTCAACTGGTGGCCGCAGGTCTTCCACGCGCACGACTGGCCCACAGCGCTCGTGCCGGTCTTCCTCAACACCGTCGGACGCGGCACGCCAACCGGGGCCGCGGCGAGCGTGCTGACGATCCACAACCTGGCCCACCAGGGCTGGTTCGATCGCAGTCGCTTCGCCGAAACGGGGCTAGAGGTCGGCTTCCACCAGCACCTTGGCCTGGAAGGCAACGACGGCATCAACCTGCTGAAGGGGGGCATCTACCACAGCACGGTGATCAGCACCGTCTCGCCGACCTACGCCCAGGAGATCCAGACACCGAGCTACGGCGAGGGGCTCGACGCCCTGCTGCGCAGCCGGCAGAGCGATCTCTTCGGCGTCCTCAACGGTATCGATGAGGAGGTCTGGAACCCCGCTACGGACCCGCACCTCCCCCACCGCTACGGCGCCGAGGACCTGGCCGGCAAGCGCGCGTGCAAGGCGGCCCTGCAGCAGGAGGCGGGGCTGCCGCAGCGCCCCGAAGTGCCGCTCCTCGGACTGGTGAGCCGCCTCGCCGCGCAGAAAGGGATCGATCTGCTCCTCGCGGGGATCGATCGCCTGCTGGAGCTGGACCTGCAGCTCGTGGTGCTCGGAACGGGAGACCCCTCGGCGGAGCAGCTCCTCGCCCAGCTCTCGGCGCGCCGCCGCGGTCGCGTGCACGCCTGGATCGGCTTCGACGAGCGGCTGGCGCACCTCATCGAAGCCGGTAGCGACTTCTTCCTCATGCCCTCGCGCTGGGAGCCGTGCGGTCTGAACCAGATGTACAGCCACCGCTACGGCACGGTCCCCATCGTGCGCGCCACCGGCGGACTGGAGGACACGGTCCAGAACTTCGACCCCGCCACGGGTGAGGGCACGGGCTTCAAGTTCCGCGACGCGACCCCCGAGGCGCTGCTCGGGGCGATCCAGGCCGCACTACGCGTCTACCGCGAGGACCGGCTGGGTATGGCCACGCTCGTCCGCCGCGTGATGGCCGAGCGCCACGGGTGGGATCGGGCGGCCGCCGCCTACGAGTACCTCTACCGACTGGCCCTCGTGCGCAAGCACCGGGGGTAG
- a CDS encoding serine/threonine protein kinase, translating into MGTCPTCEGVYPHGQFCPTDGTRLVAGGDAAGGEDALVGRVVADRFRIVGRLGEGGMGTVYEARHLVIDKRVALKLLRPEITASPEAVMRFQREARAASTIGHPNIVAMDDFGRLPDGQVYLTMEYLEGQPLSELVARGPLDALAAVDIAIQVAHGLAAAHAKGIVHRDMKAANVFLLEGSAQVKILDFGVAKVSAAEGREEGALTRTGVIFGTPNYMAPEQALGRPVDHRADIYSLGVMLYEMLTGSVPFVGDSFMVILTQHVTAAPERPSLRCPGGVAAPLEALVLKALAKDPGERYEDMKSMVAALTAVRAELFGAAPAHSYLRVSRIRPPLSPTSAGVQPASTPTAGELLPRPPVARGRRGAAVVAGGATLALAVGLGIWFARGRGPASVAAPARSAAFVASDDAAEGATPKAANGPAPAVGVRVRVLVASEPSGAVIVRDGRTVGQTPEVVEIERGSRVTLVLRRGGYADREVRVVAGEDRKLTVALSPARPSTRAGEKLGAGGGAKRVRGGRRPVRPRPAASDDGSDHGPEPETRSSRPRRVHEHDEATE; encoded by the coding sequence ATGGGTACCTGTCCGACCTGCGAAGGCGTCTACCCCCACGGACAGTTCTGTCCGACGGACGGGACGCGCCTCGTGGCCGGAGGGGACGCGGCAGGGGGGGAGGATGCGCTCGTCGGGCGCGTGGTCGCGGATCGCTTTCGCATCGTCGGACGCCTCGGGGAGGGGGGGATGGGGACCGTCTACGAGGCGCGCCATCTGGTAATCGACAAGCGGGTCGCGCTCAAGCTCCTGCGCCCCGAGATCACGGCCTCGCCCGAGGCGGTGATGCGCTTCCAGCGGGAGGCGCGCGCGGCCTCGACCATCGGACATCCGAACATCGTGGCCATGGACGACTTCGGACGCCTCCCCGATGGGCAGGTGTACCTGACGATGGAGTACCTCGAGGGGCAGCCGCTGAGTGAGCTCGTCGCTCGCGGGCCCCTCGACGCGCTCGCCGCGGTGGACATCGCCATCCAGGTCGCCCACGGTCTCGCCGCTGCGCATGCCAAAGGGATCGTGCATCGCGACATGAAGGCGGCGAACGTCTTTCTGCTCGAGGGGAGCGCTCAGGTGAAGATCCTGGACTTCGGGGTCGCCAAGGTGAGCGCGGCGGAAGGGCGAGAGGAGGGGGCGCTGACGCGAACGGGGGTCATTTTCGGCACGCCGAACTACATGGCGCCGGAACAGGCGCTCGGCCGGCCGGTGGACCATCGGGCGGACATCTACAGCCTGGGGGTGATGCTCTACGAGATGCTCACCGGGAGCGTGCCGTTCGTGGGCGACTCGTTCATGGTGATCCTCACGCAGCACGTGACCGCGGCTCCCGAGCGGCCGTCGCTCCGCTGTCCGGGAGGCGTGGCGGCCCCTCTCGAGGCGCTCGTGCTCAAAGCCCTCGCGAAGGACCCCGGCGAGCGCTACGAGGACATGAAGTCGATGGTCGCTGCGCTGACGGCGGTGCGGGCGGAGCTCTTCGGCGCCGCACCCGCTCACAGCTACCTGCGGGTCTCCCGCATCCGGCCGCCGCTCTCGCCGACGAGCGCGGGCGTGCAGCCGGCCAGCACGCCGACGGCGGGAGAGCTCTTGCCGCGGCCGCCCGTCGCGAGAGGGCGACGAGGGGCGGCAGTGGTCGCCGGCGGCGCGACGCTCGCGCTCGCCGTCGGGCTAGGGATCTGGTTCGCTCGCGGGCGCGGGCCCGCCTCGGTCGCGGCGCCGGCTCGCTCCGCGGCGTTTGTCGCGAGCGACGACGCCGCAGAGGGGGCGACGCCGAAGGCGGCGAATGGCCCCGCGCCGGCCGTTGGGGTACGGGTGCGCGTGCTCGTCGCGTCGGAGCCGTCGGGCGCGGTGATCGTGCGCGACGGGCGCACCGTGGGGCAGACGCCCGAGGTGGTCGAGATCGAGCGCGGATCGCGTGTTACGCTCGTCCTGCGACGCGGTGGCTACGCCGACCGGGAGGTGCGGGTCGTGGCGGGCGAGGACCGTAAGCTCACCGTGGCCCTCTCGCCCGCGCGTCCGAGTACGCGGGCCGGGGAGAAGCTCGGAGCTGGCGGGGGGGCGAAGCGCGTGCGAGGAGGTCGCCGACCGGTGCGGCCCCGTCCGGCGGCGAGCGACGATGGATCGGATCACGGGCCCGAGCCGGAGACGCGGTCGAGCCGGCCGAGGCGCGTTCACGAACACGATGAAGCGACGGAGTAG
- a CDS encoding alanine--glyoxylate aminotransferase family protein, translating to MIRHAILWAVGPDRAECRYQAFDPWTPVAGIPLARRCLLSLEQQGVQSVFIIGGGPGGDPRRAEESLAPSSDSALTVRWLEDAAEPRRQARQLLESGAFALGPALLLPLTLLHGPELLSPLLDLDDGRDDAVLLLDGAVGRVFDPSRALKVCAEGDRVVRIGPDLTQYDALMAEVAIVTERLVERIARGQAESFVATLRQAAAAGRLRGEASSGAQWQVVDSPETLSHAEWLVRAYGEELAGDGAPRQVGTVGATSAERTLGYIEGLLSEKRARHFVLLNPGPVLTSPRVKSALVHQDVCHRDADFALALRRVQRKLRRVCRGGSEHEVMILGGSGTAAMEAALLSFVPREGKLLIVSNGAFGERFAEIAAVHDLAVRHLKGAWGAEVDPAAVARALDEDAGITGVIMCHHETSVGLLNPVAEVGRLCRQRDRVFFVDAVSSLGGEDLDVRRDKIDVLISSPNKCLHAVSGCSFVCVHERVWKRVEELPARSYYLDLRRYRAGQIPFTPAVSNIFALSAALDELLRDGASGRVRHYRALNRKMRLALRRLGLEPLTDTGHESHTVCTVRVPEGMTFAELYAALKAEGYIVYQCKAHLEERYFQVANMGELSEEMVRGFLEALERVLHKAGAGKPARLYALQTA from the coding sequence ATGATCCGCCATGCCATTCTCTGGGCTGTTGGGCCCGACCGTGCCGAGTGCCGCTACCAGGCGTTCGACCCCTGGACCCCGGTTGCGGGGATCCCCCTCGCGCGACGGTGTCTGCTGTCGCTCGAGCAGCAGGGGGTGCAATCGGTCTTCATCATAGGTGGAGGGCCGGGGGGCGATCCGCGGAGGGCGGAGGAGAGCCTCGCGCCGAGCAGCGATTCGGCGCTCACGGTGCGCTGGCTGGAGGACGCCGCGGAGCCGCGTCGGCAGGCGCGACAGCTCCTCGAGTCGGGGGCGTTCGCTCTGGGGCCGGCGCTGCTCCTGCCCCTCACGCTCCTGCATGGGCCGGAGCTGCTCTCCCCCCTGCTCGATCTGGACGACGGGAGGGACGACGCCGTGCTGCTCCTCGATGGAGCGGTCGGCCGGGTCTTCGACCCCTCCCGGGCGCTGAAGGTGTGCGCGGAGGGGGACCGGGTGGTGCGGATCGGTCCCGACCTGACGCAGTACGACGCGCTGATGGCCGAGGTGGCGATCGTGACCGAGCGCCTGGTGGAGCGGATCGCGCGCGGCCAGGCGGAGAGCTTCGTGGCCACGCTCCGTCAGGCTGCCGCCGCGGGACGGCTCCGGGGCGAGGCCTCTTCCGGAGCGCAGTGGCAGGTCGTGGACTCGCCGGAGACCCTGAGCCACGCCGAGTGGCTCGTGCGGGCCTACGGAGAGGAGCTCGCGGGCGACGGGGCGCCGCGCCAGGTGGGGACGGTCGGTGCGACCTCGGCGGAGCGTACCCTCGGGTACATCGAGGGCCTGCTGTCCGAGAAGAGGGCCCGCCACTTCGTGCTGCTGAACCCCGGGCCGGTGCTCACCTCGCCGAGGGTCAAGAGCGCCCTCGTGCACCAGGACGTCTGCCACCGCGACGCCGACTTCGCCCTCGCGCTCCGGCGCGTGCAACGCAAGCTCCGGCGCGTCTGCCGCGGCGGGTCGGAGCACGAGGTCATGATCCTCGGAGGGTCCGGAACGGCGGCGATGGAGGCTGCGCTGCTGAGCTTCGTCCCCCGCGAAGGAAAGCTGCTCATCGTGAGCAACGGGGCCTTCGGGGAGCGCTTCGCCGAGATCGCGGCGGTGCACGACCTCGCCGTGCGGCACCTGAAGGGGGCGTGGGGGGCGGAGGTGGATCCCGCTGCCGTCGCGCGCGCTCTCGACGAGGACGCCGGGATCACGGGGGTGATCATGTGCCACCACGAGACCTCAGTGGGCCTGCTCAACCCGGTGGCGGAGGTCGGCCGCCTCTGCCGTCAACGGGACCGAGTCTTCTTCGTCGACGCGGTGTCGAGCCTCGGCGGCGAAGATCTGGACGTCCGGCGCGACAAGATCGACGTCCTCATCTCGAGCCCGAACAAGTGCCTCCACGCGGTCAGCGGGTGTTCGTTCGTGTGCGTGCACGAGCGAGTCTGGAAGCGCGTGGAAGAACTGCCCGCGCGTTCGTACTACCTGGACCTGCGGCGGTATCGCGCGGGGCAGATACCGTTCACGCCGGCGGTGTCGAATATCTTCGCCCTTAGCGCGGCGCTCGACGAGCTCCTGCGCGATGGGGCGTCGGGGCGCGTGAGGCACTACCGCGCACTCAACCGCAAGATGCGCCTCGCCCTGCGGCGGCTGGGCCTCGAGCCGCTCACGGACACGGGGCACGAGTCCCACACCGTCTGCACGGTCCGGGTGCCTGAGGGGATGACCTTCGCCGAGCTCTACGCCGCGCTGAAGGCCGAAGGGTACATCGTCTACCAGTGCAAGGCGCACCTGGAAGAACGCTACTTCCAGGTCGCGAACATGGGCGAGCTCAGCGAGGAGATGGTGCGCGGCTTCCTCGAGGCCCTCGAGCGCGTCCTGCACAAGGCCGGCGCTGGCAAGCCGGCGCGGCTCTACGCGCTCCAGACCGCCTGA
- a CDS encoding inositol phosphorylceramide synthase, giving the protein MSDLALKATPSATPGRPRLWRRLAARVQPQYLLLLLFGGLLALLHAFAPQRLSFNIMSVRYALWMMLSFAAAALVVELFHATRGRPRTVREALARSAAMLRDWFPFVLCLWVYENLHDLTHWLRPDTVDEALARADGWLFGAQPTLWLEQWAHPLLTDWMALAYLTYFVFPPLLAGWLYFAGHTGAFRELQLGLLVAFYGGFIGYILVPAVGPQLILAGQYRGPLTGRYVYWGAKVLVTTLQTFPRDCFPSLHTAISTVTLLFLLRHRRSVPLRPVVLPAVTLLTVSLWVSTVYLRYHWFVDVLAGFALALLATLSGIAFERRWPRPAPARCVDAPRHAGIMPPHC; this is encoded by the coding sequence ATGTCTGACCTCGCGCTCAAAGCCACTCCCTCCGCCACGCCGGGCCGGCCGCGCCTCTGGCGCCGCCTCGCCGCCCGCGTGCAGCCTCAATACCTGCTCCTCTTGCTCTTCGGCGGCTTGCTCGCGCTCCTGCACGCCTTCGCCCCGCAGCGACTCTCCTTCAACATCATGTCCGTGCGCTACGCGCTGTGGATGATGCTCTCCTTCGCGGCCGCGGCCCTCGTCGTCGAGCTCTTCCACGCCACGCGCGGCCGTCCCCGCACCGTGCGCGAGGCGCTCGCCCGCTCTGCGGCCATGCTGCGAGACTGGTTCCCCTTCGTGCTCTGCCTCTGGGTCTACGAGAACCTCCACGACCTGACGCACTGGCTGCGTCCGGACACCGTGGACGAGGCGCTGGCCCGTGCCGACGGCTGGCTCTTCGGGGCGCAGCCCACGTTATGGCTCGAGCAGTGGGCCCACCCCCTCCTGACCGACTGGATGGCCCTCGCTTACCTCACCTACTTCGTCTTTCCGCCGCTCCTCGCCGGCTGGCTCTACTTCGCCGGACACACCGGCGCCTTTCGAGAGCTGCAGCTCGGCCTGCTCGTCGCCTTCTATGGAGGCTTCATCGGCTACATCCTGGTTCCCGCCGTGGGGCCGCAGCTCATCCTCGCGGGGCAGTACCGGGGGCCACTCACCGGTCGGTACGTCTACTGGGGCGCCAAGGTGCTCGTCACCACCTTGCAGACCTTTCCAAGGGATTGCTTTCCCAGCCTGCACACGGCCATCTCCACAGTGACCCTGCTCTTCCTGCTCCGCCACCGCCGCAGCGTGCCACTGCGTCCCGTCGTCCTGCCCGCGGTCACGCTCCTCACGGTCAGCCTCTGGGTCTCGACGGTCTACCTCCGTTATCACTGGTTCGTAGACGTCCTGGCGGGCTTCGCGCTGGCGCTCCTCGCCACGCTCTCCGGGATCGCCTTCGAGCGAAGGTGGCCGAGGCCCGCGCCGGCCCGATGCGTTGACGCACCCCGACATGCCGGTATAATGCCGCCTCACTGCTAG